A section of the Catellicoccus marimammalium M35/04/3 genome encodes:
- the gpmA gene encoding 2,3-diphosphoglycerate-dependent phosphoglycerate mutase, with protein sequence MVKLVFSRHGESEWNSKNLFTGWTNVQLTEKGINEAKEGGRKIKAAGIELDHAYTSVLDRAIKTCHYILEESDQLWIPETKSWRLNERHYGELQGLNKQETAEKYGADQVKLWRRSYDVLPPLLDESDERSAVHDRRYAHLQKSSIPAGENLKVTLERVVPFWEDEIAPQLLDGKNVLVAAHGNSLRALAKHIEGISDEDIMDLEIPTGQPLVYELDDETLEVKDKYYL encoded by the coding sequence ATGGTAAAATTAGTATTTTCTCGTCACGGTGAAAGTGAATGGAACTCTAAAAACTTATTCACAGGTTGGACAAATGTTCAATTAACAGAAAAAGGAATTAACGAAGCAAAAGAAGGCGGCCGCAAAATTAAAGCTGCTGGAATTGAATTAGATCACGCTTATACATCAGTATTAGATCGTGCCATCAAAACTTGCCATTACATTTTAGAAGAATCTGATCAATTATGGATTCCTGAAACAAAATCTTGGCGCTTAAACGAACGTCATTACGGTGAATTACAAGGATTAAACAAACAAGAAACAGCTGAAAAATATGGTGCTGACCAAGTAAAATTATGGCGTCGTTCTTATGACGTATTACCTCCATTATTGGATGAATCAGATGAACGTTCAGCAGTACATGATCGTCGTTACGCTCATTTACAAAAATCATCTATCCCTGCTGGTGAAAACTTGAAAGTTACTTTAGAACGTGTAGTACCTTTCTGGGAAGATGAAATCGCACCACAATTATTAGATGGTAAAAATGTTTTAGTTGCAGCACACGGTAACTCATTACGTGCGTTAGCAAAACATATCGAAGGAATTTCTGATGAAGACATCATGGACTTAGAAATCCCTACAGGTCAACCATTAGTTTATGAATTAGATGACGAAACATTAGAAGTAAAAGATAAATACTACTTATAA
- a CDS encoding GNAT family N-acetyltransferase, producing the protein MDIQQQLYELSLYAFNKPDSKERKTFFYHLLDHSQWYYHTEKDQVMNQLLSTPFHIQYQQQSLPMAGIGYVASYPEARGKGGIQSLFQQLLSDLKQEQIPFSLLAPFSQVFYRKFGYENVVKKTEIRFDHTALSFLKRPKQRYEYERTTFKEADIHQLQEIYQATLGKQNGTLDRQNWWWEYKQLKYPWHVAFIKKEDRYLGYMFYHMENQTFHIEEIAVSSFDGLLALLQFSKGHSSTCQQFIFSAAPKEFPFVFTDTQGLTIQTKDYMMGRIIDFAQFQSYLIMPSISFETNLCQIYIQDDSAPWNTGTWSYMDQQWVKISEEQLSNVHYAGSIQAWTMFFFGTSSLEELLLTEELQCLSPHPLLQQYEVSSPHLYDYF; encoded by the coding sequence ATGGATATTCAACAGCAACTTTATGAACTATCGCTTTATGCATTTAATAAACCAGACTCTAAAGAACGAAAAACATTTTTCTATCATCTTTTAGATCACAGTCAATGGTATTATCACACAGAAAAGGATCAAGTAATGAATCAATTACTTTCTACTCCTTTTCATATCCAATACCAACAACAATCTTTACCTATGGCAGGAATTGGTTACGTCGCAAGTTATCCTGAGGCTAGAGGTAAAGGAGGGATTCAATCTCTTTTTCAACAATTACTCTCTGATTTAAAACAAGAACAAATTCCTTTTTCTCTATTGGCTCCATTCTCACAAGTTTTTTATCGTAAATTTGGCTATGAAAATGTAGTGAAGAAAACAGAAATTAGATTTGATCATACAGCACTTTCTTTTTTAAAACGCCCAAAGCAACGTTATGAATATGAAAGAACAACCTTCAAAGAAGCGGACATCCATCAATTACAGGAAATTTATCAGGCTACTTTAGGAAAGCAAAATGGTACATTAGATCGACAAAATTGGTGGTGGGAATATAAACAATTAAAATATCCTTGGCACGTCGCATTCATTAAAAAAGAAGATCGTTATTTAGGCTATATGTTCTATCACATGGAAAATCAAACGTTTCATATAGAAGAAATTGCGGTTTCCTCTTTTGATGGTCTATTAGCACTCTTACAATTTTCGAAAGGACATAGTAGTACTTGTCAGCAGTTTATTTTTTCTGCTGCACCAAAAGAATTTCCTTTTGTGTTTACAGATACGCAAGGACTTACTATACAAACAAAAGATTATATGATGGGACGCATTATTGACTTTGCTCAATTCCAATCTTATTTAATAATGCCTTCAATTTCTTTTGAGACTAATCTTTGCCAGATTTATATTCAAGACGACTCTGCTCCTTGGAATACTGGTACTTGGTCTTATATGGATCAACAATGGGTAAAAATTAGTGAGGAACAATTATCCAATGTCCATTACGCTGGATCTATTCAAGCGTGGACGATGTTCTTTTTTGGCACTTCTTCTTTAGAAGAATTATTACTTACTGAAGAACTTCAATGCTTATCTCCACATCCTTTACTACAGCAATATGAAGTATCTTCACCTCATCTCTATGATTATTTCTAA
- a CDS encoding prepilin peptidase has translation MIFLYFLVGSCFGSFFDYLLEYAHQEQPLQNRSYCDFCHHSLAWYDLIPIYSYCHLKGKCRYCGIQICSQSFFTEILFGFLSLYYGLFCSFTFSSYLTFLYLCFVTYCDLCYGEFYPLYFYSFLAFWLSTQSCFQLIHWHWFTFFCWTILAFLFSIWNQERWLGDGDLYIIVFFTLLFPFSTWLSILFWASTLGILYFCFSRRSAFVFLPFLCAALYPAIYFSFPLFS, from the coding sequence ATGATTTTCCTTTACTTTTTGGTTGGAAGTTGCTTTGGGTCTTTCTTTGATTACTTATTAGAATATGCCCATCAAGAGCAACCGCTACAGAATCGTTCTTATTGCGATTTTTGCCATCATTCATTAGCTTGGTATGACTTAATACCGATTTATTCCTATTGCCATTTAAAAGGAAAATGTCGCTATTGTGGAATACAAATTTGTTCACAGTCTTTTTTTACCGAAATTCTTTTTGGTTTTTTATCTCTCTATTATGGACTTTTTTGTTCTTTTACTTTTTCTTCTTATCTTACTTTTTTATATCTTTGTTTTGTGACTTATTGTGATCTTTGTTATGGGGAATTTTATCCTCTTTATTTTTATAGCTTTTTGGCTTTTTGGTTGAGTACACAATCTTGTTTTCAACTCATTCATTGGCATTGGTTTACTTTTTTCTGTTGGACGATTTTAGCTTTTCTTTTTTCGATATGGAATCAAGAGCGTTGGCTAGGAGATGGGGACTTATATATCATTGTCTTTTTCACTTTATTATTTCCTTTTTCTACTTGGCTTTCTATTTTATTTTGGGCTTCTACTTTGGGTATTCTTTATTTTTGTTTTTCTAGACGCTCTGCCTTTGTCTTTCTCCCTTTTTTATGTGCTGCTTTATATCCAGCGATTTATTTTTCCTTTCCTCTTTTTTCATGA